CATTCCATATACCGGAGCCCCCATACGCGCCCGGGCAAGTGTGCGGTAATCGATCTTTTCCACACCCTTATTTGAGAGTTCATAAAGGGGAATCTTATCGATATCGTTCTCGCCGAAACCCCGCTCGTGAGTGGTTCGGAGATAGGGAAGTTCACGGGGGTCATGCCCCATTAACCATGCGGTAACCGAATCGCACGCCACCATGTTTCGCGAGATGGTTACGAAGTTATTGAGCCGGAGCGCGCCGTCCTGCTCACCGGCGATACCCTCAACCATATTGATATAGGGATTTGAGTTGCTGATGACATCCATGATCCGCTGATCCCATTGTTCCTCCCAGAAGAGAAACGGGCCGGGTTTATACTCCCCGCGTTTGTAGGCATCGTAACCGCCCGCGGCAAAGTATTTCTTCGCGTCATCGGTGATATCCCAGTGTTTGTACCCCATAATGGCATGCCGGATGTATTGCAGTTCCACATGCTTCTGGTAGTTGGGATTGAAAATCTTATTTTTCGGCTGGATATCCATGGCGTTCTTCAATGTCCATGTCCCGCCGGCGCCCCATTCTCCCCTGCCGTAATCGCCATCGCCCCAGGTATTGCAGATATGCATGTATCCGACCGGCATCATCCCCTGGTGATTCTTGATGCACAGGGTGGTAAAGCAGCAGGTGTTGACCCGGGTCTTGGCCATGTTGATGAGCGTGGTGTCCTTCTGCTTGATGAGGCTGATGAAGGGAACTTTCAACATGATGTTCCCCTCAGGATAGTCGATCCAGGTCACCTCGGATTTCTCATATTCGTGCCATGACTTGTATTTCGCCTCGATAAAGAACACCCCGTGCTGGTCGAGGAGTTCGCATACGCCGGACTGCACGAAATTTTCGTGGGACGCCGCGCCGTTCGCGCCCACCACGATGTTAGTGTTGCCCAGTTCCTTAAGCCCGTCGGCAAAACCGCAGACAAAGCCGGGGTGGGTGGATGCGCTGTTATTGATGCTCCGCTCTGCAGCATTGAATCCGCCCACGAAATTCGGCTTGATATAGGTTGTACCGCCTTTATTTGCTCCTTTACGGAACATGAGCTGCGACACATCGTATCCCGCGCGCTGGAACTCCTCCAGCATCGCCGGCAGCTTGTTTTTTTCGTCGTAGGTTCCGGCGACATTGGTCTTGATGATGAATACCGCGTCCGGATTATCCAGAATCTCTTCACGGAGTACGGGAGGTGTGTTTTCCGCCTTGTGCTGTTCCGCATATTTAAGGGCGTCGCGGATAAGTTTCTGCCCGGGATCGAACCGTTCCTTTGCCTTGTCGATATCCCGTTGAGCTGCAAAGGCGTTACCGGCGAAAACCGGCAGGCCGGGGAAGAGCTTGAGAAATTGACGGCGATTGGTTTTCATTTTTTCCCCTTCAGACGGGCTTCGTGACCCGTTTTCATTGATTTTGTGTAAAAGCTGTACATCCTGTAATATATAAAATACGTTTATTGACGGATCGCAGATACAGCATCATTTCGGCGATTCCAGCAGGTTCAGGAACAGCTTCTTGGCGACCGCGGACTGCGGACTGTCCGAAGCCAGTTCCGGTATAATGTCCAGCGTACTCAGGAATATCTGTCCGTTTCCGTAGCGTATCCGGGTCAGGGCGCTCCCGATCTCCTTACGCCCCTGGGAGGCGAAACCGACTATCAACTCCGTTCCCAGAAAGTCGATGTTGACAGCCCAGGGATTTCCGCTGTAAAACACCTGATATTCCCAGTTCATGGACTGCGCCTGGGGAAGACCGTTCAGGTAGGTGCTTTTACCGACAAAGAACCGTCCTTCGTTTCCCCAGTGCACGGTATTCACATACCGGAGAGCCTGATCGTCCAGTCTCTGTGCCCAGCGGTCGGCCTGGTCGAGAACGATCAGAGTCGCCCCGTTGGACACTTTTTCCATAAGATCGCTGTAATACCGCTGGTTTGTGTTTTTCCTGTCCTGCCCGCCGATGATGATATAATCCGGGTCGGTGACCGCAGGATCATAGTCGGGGAGGGTGATTCCCCGGGACTCCTTCAGAAAGGCGTTGACGACTCCCGAAGTATCGATAACCGCGCCCTTTCCCTGTAAACCGGGCCCGGAGCGATAATCCACGACAAATATCCTGTCGGAACCGGAGACCCTGACCTGATTATTCATTTTAATCGCGGCATTGACCGAATAATATCCCGGCTTCGTCATCGCGGGCAACTGCACACCCTCCGCGAGAAGCTGTCCGAACTCTTCCCCTCCCGATACCTGGACCGCGAAGGTTTTGGTAAAGATTACACGCCCGTCCGGATCGAGGAGTTCGATTTCCAGAACTCCCTTGCCTTTCAGATCCAGTTCGTTGACAATAAAGAAATCGGCGATGGATGTAGCCCCCGCCGGGAGAACCGTCGCGCGCACTTTCACCGCGACATACAGCGGCTGGGAATAATAGGCGATAATGGAAGGGTCGCCGGTGGGATTGCGATACTGGTCCACGAGGTCGGTATGAGTCATTGCATCGGACGCCCATGCGTTGAGATTGTAGGCATCCACCACATTGCTGATGCGGACGTTCTCAAGATTACGGCCGTGATAGTAGTGCATGTTTTTCCCGAGCGCCAGAGTCAGATCGTCCACCGTGGGGAAGGCGCTGCGGAATCCGCTCTCATCGAGAAACCGGTCGTATGAGTTGAAAAAGTCCATGCGCAGCGTTTCCTGCCAGCCGGTGGCGCCCGTACGATCCAGCTCTTCCTTGATCTTCTGGAGCCGGATCATGGTGCCGAACGCTCCTTCCTCGCCCAGCCAGATCAGTTCGCCCTTGTCGTAGCCATGAACGGAGTCGCCCGGGGCTACCTGCCCGCGCAGAAAGAACCACGGATTCCGGTAGTAATCATCCATCCATCCGCCGGTGGGGATAAAATGATGGTGGTTGAACCAGCCGTAATAGTGCAGGCTGTCGTCCATCGGCCGCATA
The DNA window shown above is from bacterium and carries:
- a CDS encoding DUF362 domain-containing protein, giving the protein MKTNRRQFLKLFPGLPVFAGNAFAAQRDIDKAKERFDPGQKLIRDALKYAEQHKAENTPPVLREEILDNPDAVFIIKTNVAGTYDEKNKLPAMLEEFQRAGYDVSQLMFRKGANKGGTTYIKPNFVGGFNAAERSINNSASTHPGFVCGFADGLKELGNTNIVVGANGAASHENFVQSGVCELLDQHGVFFIEAKYKSWHEYEKSEVTWIDYPEGNIMLKVPFISLIKQKDTTLINMAKTRVNTCCFTTLCIKNHQGMMPVGYMHICNTWGDGDYGRGEWGAGGTWTLKNAMDIQPKNKIFNPNYQKHVELQYIRHAIMGYKHWDITDDAKKYFAAGGYDAYKRGEYKPGPFLFWEEQWDQRIMDVISNSNPYINMVEGIAGEQDGALRLNNFVTISRNMVACDSVTAWLMGHDPRELPYLRTTHERGFGENDIDKIPLYELSNKGVEKIDYRTLARARMGAPVYGMKPLRFF